A window of Terriglobales bacterium genomic DNA:
GGAGCGGGTGCTGGCGGCGCTGCGTGCGCAGAAGGGCGGCGGCGCGAAGCAGGTCAACATGACCGAGGGTGTGGACCCGACGGCGCCAGCGAAGTTCCGCGAGCACGGCGGGAGCCTGTGGTTCAAGGGCAAGGGGCCGAAGCGGCACAAACAGGACCCTGCTGTCGTGAAGAGCGGTCCCGTCGCGGGAGACTGACGTCCGAATGACAAATGACAAAGGACAGATGACAATTTGAGTCTTCCGGAATTCAAACTGATCAAGCCGCGGACGCTGCAAGAGGCGATGGCGTACCTGTCGGCGAATGCGGGGACGACGCAGATCGTGGCGGGCGGGACGGACCTGATCCCGTCGCTGCGGCAGCGGCTGTTCACGCCGCAGTACGTGCTCGACATCTCGGGCATCGGGGACCTGCGGGGCATCAAGGTGAAGCCGGGGCAGGGCGTGGAGATCGGCGCGCTGACGACGCTGACGACGATCGAGGACTCGGGGTACATCGAGAAAAATTACCCGGTGCTACGCGAGGCGGCGATGACGGTCGCGTCGCCCATCCTGCGGAACATGGGGACGCTGGGCGGGAACATCTGCCTGGACACGCGGTGCCTCTGGTACAACCAATCGCTGACGTGGCGGAAGAGCTGCGGGTTCTGCATCAAGAAGGACGGCGACCTGTGCCACGTAGCGCCGGGCGGGACGAAGTGCTGGGCGGCGTTTTCGGGCGACACGGCGCCGGCGTTGCTGTGCCTGGGCGCCGAGATCGAGATCGTGAGCAAGACCGGGCGACGGGTGGTGCCGCTGGCGGAGTTCTATACCGGCGAGGGCGACGCGCGGATGAACCTGGAGAAGGGCGAGATCCTGACCAAGGTCTTCCTGCCAGAGGAGACCGCGGGCTGGAAGGGCGCGTACCTGAAG
This region includes:
- a CDS encoding FAD binding domain-containing protein, which gives rise to MSLPEFKLIKPRTLQEAMAYLSANAGTTQIVAGGTDLIPSLRQRLFTPQYVLDISGIGDLRGIKVKPGQGVEIGALTTLTTIEDSGYIEKNYPVLREAAMTVASPILRNMGTLGGNICLDTRCLWYNQSLTWRKSCGFCIKKDGDLCHVAPGGTKCWAAFSGDTAPALLCLGAEIEIVSKTGRRVVPLAEFYTGEGDARMNLEKGEILTKVFLPEETAGWKGAYLKLRLRGSIDYPLAGVAVAMKKNGAVEDARVAITAVNPMPALIKDAPNALKGKALGDGLEHAAEVVGELAARTAKPLTTSALTPEYRREMVRVFAKRAVMKAARS